One Pseudomonas muyukensis DNA segment encodes these proteins:
- the ppsR gene encoding posphoenolpyruvate synthetase regulatory kinase/phosphorylase PpsR — translation MKRTAFFISDGTGITAETLGQSLLAQFESIPFNKFTRPYIDTLDKARAMVQQINAAAERDGVRPIIFDTIVNQDIREVMATSNGFMIDIFSTFLSPLEQELTAHSSYSVGKSHSIGGNSNYMERIEAVNFALDNDDGARTHYYDKADLILVGVSRCGKTPTCLYMAMQFGIRAANYPLTEDDMERLQLPAVLKKHHSKLFGLTIDPDRLTAIRHERKPNSRYSSFAQCEFEVREVENLFRRENIPNINSTHFSVEEISAKILVEKGVERRFK, via the coding sequence ATGAAACGAACCGCGTTCTTCATCTCCGACGGTACCGGCATCACTGCAGAAACGCTGGGCCAGAGCCTGCTCGCACAATTCGAGAGCATTCCGTTCAATAAATTCACGCGCCCCTACATCGACACGTTGGACAAGGCTCGGGCCATGGTCCAGCAGATCAATGCCGCGGCCGAGCGCGACGGGGTGCGCCCGATCATCTTCGACACCATCGTCAACCAGGACATCCGTGAGGTCATGGCCACGTCCAATGGCTTCATGATCGACATCTTTTCCACGTTTTTATCCCCGCTCGAGCAGGAATTGACCGCCCATTCGTCGTATTCCGTGGGCAAATCCCACTCCATCGGCGGCAACTCCAACTACATGGAGCGCATCGAGGCGGTCAACTTCGCCCTGGACAACGACGATGGCGCGCGCACCCACTACTACGACAAGGCCGACCTGATCCTGGTGGGCGTGTCGCGCTGCGGCAAGACCCCGACCTGCCTGTACATGGCCATGCAGTTCGGCATCCGCGCGGCCAACTACCCGCTGACCGAGGACGACATGGAGCGCCTGCAACTGCCGGCGGTGCTGAAGAAGCACCACAGCAAGCTGTTCGGCCTGACCATCGACCCTGACCGCTTGACCGCCATTCGCCACGAGCGCAAGCCCAACAGCCGCTATTCGAGCTTCGCCCAATGCGAGTTCGAAGTGCGCGAGGTGGAGAACCTGTTCCGCCGCGAGAACATTCCCAACATCAATTCCACGCATTTTTCGGTGGAAGAGATTTCGGCGAAGATCCTCGTGGAAAAAGGCGTGGAGCGGCGGTTCAAGTAG
- the ppsA gene encoding phosphoenolpyruvate synthase, producing MVEYVVSLDKLGVHDVEHVGGKNASLGEMISNLAGAGVSVPGGFATTAQAYRDFLEQSGLNERIHAALDALDVDDVNALAKTGAQIRQWVMEAEFPARLDSQIRTAFAEMSKGNDNMAVAVRSSATAEDLPDASFAGQQETFLNIRGVDNVIRAAKEVFASLFNDRAIAYRVHQGFDHKLVALSAGVQRMVRSETGTAGVMFTLDTESGFRDVVFITGAYGLGETVVQGAVNPDEFYVHKQTLQAGRPAILRRNLGSKAIKMVYGDEAKAGRSVKTVEVDRAERARFCLSDDEVNELAKQAMIIEQHYQRPMDIEWAKDGDDGKLYIVQARPETVKSRASANVMERYLLKEKGTVLVEGRAIGQRIGAGKVRVINDVSEMDKVQPGDVLVSDMTDPDWEPVMKRASAIVTNRGGRTCHAAIIARELGIPAVVGCGNATQVLKDGQGVTVSCAEGDTGFIFEGELGFDIKQNSVDAMPELPFKIMMNVGNPDRAFDFAQLPNAGVGLARLEFIINRMIGVHPKALLNYAGLPPELKDSVDKRIAGYDDPVGFYVEKLVEGISTLAAAFYPKKVIVRLSDFKSNEYANLIGGKLYEPEEENPMLGFRGASRYISESFRDCFELECRALKRVRNEMGLTNVEIMVPFVRTLGEASQVVDLLAENGLARGDNGLRVIMMCELPSNALLADEFLEYFDGFSIGSNDLTQLTLGLDRDSGIIAHLFDERNPAVKKLLANAIAACNKAGKYIGICGQGPSDHPDLAKWLMEQGIESVSLNPDSVLETWFFLAEGQGAA from the coding sequence TTGGTAGAGTACGTAGTTTCCCTCGATAAGCTCGGCGTCCATGATGTAGAGCATGTGGGGGGCAAGAACGCATCCCTGGGCGAGATGATCAGCAATCTTGCCGGTGCCGGCGTCTCGGTGCCGGGCGGCTTTGCCACTACGGCTCAGGCGTACCGTGACTTCCTCGAACAGAGTGGCCTGAACGAGCGCATCCATGCCGCGCTCGACGCACTGGACGTCGACGACGTCAACGCCCTGGCCAAGACCGGCGCACAGATCCGCCAGTGGGTGATGGAGGCCGAGTTCCCGGCTCGCCTCGATTCGCAAATCCGTACGGCCTTCGCCGAGATGTCCAAGGGCAACGACAACATGGCCGTTGCCGTGCGTTCGTCGGCCACCGCCGAAGACCTGCCGGACGCGTCCTTCGCCGGCCAGCAGGAGACCTTCCTCAACATCCGCGGCGTCGATAACGTCATCCGCGCGGCCAAGGAAGTCTTCGCCTCCCTCTTCAACGACCGCGCCATCGCCTACCGCGTGCACCAGGGCTTCGACCACAAGCTGGTCGCCCTGTCCGCTGGCGTGCAGCGCATGGTCCGCTCCGAAACCGGCACCGCCGGGGTGATGTTCACCCTCGACACCGAGTCGGGCTTTCGCGACGTGGTGTTCATCACCGGCGCCTACGGCCTGGGCGAAACCGTGGTGCAGGGCGCGGTCAACCCGGACGAATTCTACGTCCACAAGCAGACCCTGCAGGCTGGGCGCCCGGCGATCCTGCGCCGCAACCTGGGCAGCAAGGCGATCAAGATGGTCTACGGCGACGAAGCCAAGGCCGGTCGCTCGGTCAAGACCGTCGAGGTCGACCGCGCCGAGCGCGCGCGCTTCTGCCTGAGCGACGACGAAGTCAACGAGCTGGCCAAGCAGGCGATGATCATCGAGCAGCACTACCAGCGGCCGATGGACATCGAATGGGCCAAGGACGGTGACGATGGCAAGCTGTACATCGTCCAGGCCCGTCCCGAGACCGTGAAGAGCCGCGCCAGCGCCAATGTCATGGAGCGCTACCTGCTCAAGGAAAAAGGCACCGTGCTGGTCGAAGGCCGCGCCATTGGCCAGCGCATCGGCGCCGGCAAGGTGCGCGTGATCAACGATGTGTCCGAGATGGACAAGGTCCAGCCCGGCGACGTGCTGGTCTCGGACATGACCGACCCGGACTGGGAGCCGGTGATGAAGCGCGCCAGCGCCATCGTCACCAACCGCGGCGGACGTACCTGCCACGCGGCGATCATCGCCCGTGAGCTGGGCATCCCGGCGGTGGTCGGTTGCGGCAATGCCACCCAGGTGCTCAAGGACGGCCAGGGCGTCACCGTGTCCTGCGCCGAAGGCGACACCGGCTTCATCTTCGAGGGCGAGCTGGGCTTCGACATCAAGCAGAACTCGGTCGATGCCATGCCGGAGCTGCCGTTCAAGATCATGATGAACGTCGGCAACCCGGACCGCGCCTTCGACTTCGCCCAGCTGCCCAACGCCGGTGTCGGCCTTGCGCGCCTGGAATTCATCATCAACCGCATGATCGGCGTGCACCCCAAGGCGCTGCTGAACTACGCCGGGCTGCCGCCGGAGCTCAAGGACAGCGTCGACAAGCGCATTGCCGGCTACGATGACCCGGTCGGCTTCTACGTCGAGAAACTGGTCGAGGGCATCAGCACCCTGGCCGCGGCCTTCTACCCGAAAAAGGTCATCGTGCGCCTGTCGGACTTCAAGTCCAACGAGTACGCCAACCTGATCGGCGGCAAGCTCTACGAGCCGGAAGAAGAAAACCCGATGCTGGGCTTCCGCGGTGCTTCGCGCTACATCAGCGAGTCGTTCCGCGACTGCTTCGAGCTCGAGTGCCGTGCCCTCAAGCGCGTGCGCAACGAGATGGGCCTGACCAACGTCGAGATCATGGTGCCGTTCGTGCGCACCCTGGGCGAGGCCAGCCAGGTCGTCGACCTGCTTGCCGAGAACGGCCTGGCCCGCGGCGACAACGGCCTACGCGTGATCATGATGTGCGAGCTGCCGTCCAACGCGCTGCTGGCCGACGAGTTCCTCGAGTACTTCGACGGTTTCTCCATCGGCTCCAACGACCTGACCCAGCTGACCCTGGGCCTGGACCGCGACTCCGGCATCATCGCCCACCTGTTCGACGAGCGTAACCCGGCGGTCAAGAAGCTGCTGGCCAACGCCATCGCCGCGTGCAACAAGGCCGGCAAGTACATCGGCATCTGCGGCCAGGGCCCGTCGGACCACCCGGACCTGGCCAAGTGGCTGATGGAGCAGGGGATCGAGAGCGTGTCGCTGAACCCGGACTCGGTGCTCGAGACCTGGTTCTTCCTGGCCGAAGGCCAGGGCGCGGCCTGA
- a CDS encoding alpha/beta fold hydrolase → MQSSSTQFPVALLSAERRGDLSEDVYRIKAGNSPDPSVELAVTRLGLADQGRAQGVPVVLVHGSFSNRRFWYSPKGIGLGAYLARAGFDVWIPEMRGHGLSPRNREWRQNRVADYARYDLPVIAAFVQEQAGQAPHWVGHSLGGTTLAAALGSAYLAPGQVASAAFFGTQVSRVYWPLKVPPVEWGARLLLKRFAQISGSRLKRGPEDEPIGLALESLRWNGLFGRFGDKDRDWWAGLADVALPVLAVAGAGDFQDPVWACRKLFDQLGGDSKQFLRLGREEGFEAFGHVDMLVSKAAQAQVWPLVERWLRDPLLPVHASTVVMEPVPVN, encoded by the coding sequence ATGCAAAGCAGCAGCACCCAATTTCCCGTCGCGTTGCTCAGTGCCGAGCGTCGCGGCGACCTCAGCGAAGACGTCTACCGGATCAAGGCCGGCAACAGCCCAGACCCGAGCGTCGAGTTGGCCGTCACTCGCCTGGGGCTGGCCGACCAGGGCCGCGCCCAGGGCGTGCCGGTCGTTCTTGTGCATGGCAGTTTTTCCAACCGGCGCTTCTGGTATTCGCCCAAGGGCATCGGCCTGGGCGCCTACCTGGCCCGCGCCGGGTTCGATGTCTGGATCCCCGAGATGCGCGGCCACGGCCTGTCGCCGCGCAACCGTGAGTGGCGGCAGAACCGCGTGGCCGATTATGCGCGCTACGACCTGCCGGTGATCGCCGCGTTCGTCCAGGAGCAGGCCGGCCAGGCGCCGCACTGGGTTGGCCATTCCCTCGGTGGTACCACCCTGGCGGCGGCCCTGGGCAGCGCTTACCTGGCGCCCGGGCAGGTGGCCAGCGCGGCCTTCTTCGGTACCCAGGTCAGCCGGGTGTACTGGCCGTTGAAGGTGCCGCCGGTGGAGTGGGGCGCGCGTCTGCTGCTCAAGCGTTTCGCGCAGATTTCCGGTTCGCGGCTCAAGCGCGGCCCCGAGGACGAGCCGATTGGCCTGGCCCTGGAAAGCCTGCGCTGGAATGGCTTGTTCGGTCGCTTCGGCGACAAGGACCGCGACTGGTGGGCGGGGCTTGCCGACGTGGCGCTGCCGGTGTTGGCGGTGGCTGGCGCCGGGGACTTCCAGGACCCGGTGTGGGCCTGCCGCAAACTGTTCGACCAATTGGGCGGCGACAGCAAGCAGTTCCTGCGCCTGGGGCGCGAGGAGGGCTTCGAGGCTTTCGGTCATGTCGACATGCTGGTCAGCAAGGCCGCCCAGGCTCAGGTCTGGCCATTGGTCGAGCGCTGGTTGCGCGATCCGCTGTTGCCGGTGCATGCCTCGACCGTGGTGATGGAGCCGGTGCCCGTCAATTGA
- the rraA gene encoding ribonuclease E activity regulator RraA has translation MQHYVTPDLCDAYPDLVQVLEPMFSNFGGRDSFGGQIVTIKCFEDNSRVKEQVELDGKGKVLVVDGGGSLRRALLGDMLAEKAAKNGWEGLLIYGCVRDVDVLIQTDVGVQALASHPMKTDKRGIGDLDVAVTFAGVTFRPGEYLYADNNGVIVSPSPLKMPE, from the coding sequence ATGCAGCATTACGTAACGCCCGACCTGTGCGACGCCTACCCGGACCTGGTGCAGGTGCTCGAACCCATGTTCAGCAACTTCGGTGGCCGCGATTCGTTTGGCGGCCAGATCGTCACCATCAAGTGCTTCGAGGACAACTCGCGGGTGAAGGAGCAGGTCGAGCTCGACGGCAAGGGCAAGGTCCTGGTGGTCGATGGCGGCGGTTCGCTGCGCCGTGCGCTGCTGGGTGACATGCTTGCCGAGAAGGCCGCCAAGAACGGCTGGGAAGGCCTGCTGATCTACGGCTGCGTGCGTGATGTCGATGTGCTGATCCAGACCGATGTCGGCGTGCAGGCTTTGGCCAGCCACCCGATGAAGACCGACAAACGCGGCATCGGCGACCTCGACGTGGCGGTGACCTTCGCCGGCGTCACCTTCCGCCCGGGTGAATACCTGTATGCCGACAACAACGGTGTGATCGTCTCGCCAAGCCCGCTGAAAATGCCTGAATGA
- a CDS encoding zinc transporter ZntB, with translation MFEEDNAQWGLVHALVLDGKGGARSIARTELDGLQLQAEESLWLHWDRSHPQTRGWLLHDSGLSEFACDLLLEENTRPRLLQMANEQMLLFLRGVNLNPGAEPEDMVSVRIFAEARRVISLRLRPLRASDEVLQQLDEGRGPKSAAELLLLMAELLTEKVQALVSDLSEAVDVEEEKVESDERYAPEQGSLQQIRRRAAGLRRFLAPQRDIYAQLSRNKCSWFADPDSDYWNELNNSLIRYLEELELARERAALVLESEDRRRSERMNRTMYRFGIITCIFLPMSFITGLLGINVGGIPGADSPYGFLFASLIVLGLAVGQWLLFRRLRWV, from the coding sequence ATGTTCGAGGAAGACAACGCGCAATGGGGGCTGGTGCATGCCCTGGTGCTCGACGGCAAGGGCGGCGCGCGCTCGATTGCCCGTACCGAACTGGACGGCTTGCAGTTGCAGGCCGAGGAAAGCCTCTGGCTGCACTGGGACCGCAGTCACCCGCAAACCCGTGGCTGGCTGCTGCATGACAGTGGCCTGAGCGAGTTCGCCTGTGACCTGCTGCTGGAGGAGAACACCCGTCCGCGCCTGTTGCAGATGGCCAACGAACAGATGCTGCTGTTCCTGCGCGGGGTCAACCTCAACCCCGGCGCCGAACCCGAGGACATGGTCTCGGTGCGTATCTTCGCCGAGGCGCGGCGGGTCATCTCGCTGCGCCTGCGGCCCTTGCGCGCCAGTGACGAGGTGCTCCAGCAGCTAGACGAGGGCAGGGGGCCTAAATCGGCCGCCGAGCTGCTGTTGCTGATGGCCGAGTTGCTCACCGAAAAGGTCCAGGCCCTGGTCAGCGACCTGTCGGAAGCGGTCGATGTAGAGGAAGAGAAGGTAGAATCCGACGAACGGTATGCCCCAGAGCAAGGCAGCCTGCAGCAGATCCGCCGCCGCGCCGCTGGCTTGCGCCGTTTCCTCGCCCCGCAGCGGGATATTTATGCCCAGTTGTCGCGCAACAAGTGCAGCTGGTTCGCCGACCCCGACAGCGACTACTGGAACGAGCTGAACAACAGCCTGATCCGTTACCTCGAAGAGCTCGAACTGGCCCGCGAGCGCGCCGCGCTGGTGCTGGAAAGCGAGGACCGACGCCGCAGCGAGCGGATGAACCGGACCATGTACCGCTTTGGCATCATCACCTGCATCTTCCTGCCCATGAGCTTCATCACTGGGTTGCTGGGCATCAATGTCGGCGGTATTCCGGGCGCCGACAGCCCCTATGGCTTCCTGTTCGCCAGCCTGATCGTGCTGGGACTGGCGGTAGGGCAGTGGTTGCTGTTCCGGCGGTTGCGGTGGGTTTGA
- a CDS encoding CrfX protein, translated as MHDPFEESLRDLLKASPSGEDRDDAACLGRVLKTANRQVGAGDLFSLLGRWSQALLIAVNNGSAHVAPVRRNSTRKPAAGSKADKAD; from the coding sequence ATGCACGATCCGTTTGAAGAATCCTTGCGCGACCTGCTCAAGGCGTCGCCGTCCGGCGAGGACCGGGACGACGCCGCCTGCCTGGGTCGCGTGCTCAAGACCGCCAACCGCCAGGTTGGCGCGGGTGATCTGTTCAGCTTGCTTGGCCGTTGGAGCCAGGCGCTGCTGATCGCCGTGAACAATGGCTCGGCGCATGTCGCGCCGGTGCGTCGCAACTCTACCCGCAAGCCTGCCGCCGGCAGCAAAGCAGATAAGGCCGATTGA
- a CDS encoding mechanosensitive ion channel family protein — protein sequence MELDLWTQSLVTAMTALWTKVANFIPNLFGALVVVLLGFVVAKLLDTLLSKVLAKFGLDRLMSGTGLTKMLARVGIQVPISTLIGKIVYWFVLLIFLVSAAESLGLERVSATLDMLALYLPKVFGAALVLLAGVLLAQLANGLVRGAAEGIGLEYAAGVGRIVQGLVIIISISVAISQLEVKTDLLNHVIVIGLITVGLAVALAMGLGSREIAGQILAGIYVRELYQVGQQVRIGEVEGHIEEIGTVKTTVLTDEGELVSLANRELLEQRVNSR from the coding sequence ATGGAACTCGATCTCTGGACCCAGAGCCTGGTCACCGCCATGACTGCCCTTTGGACCAAGGTGGCGAACTTCATCCCCAACCTGTTCGGCGCGCTGGTCGTGGTGCTGCTCGGTTTCGTCGTGGCCAAGCTGCTCGACACCCTGCTGTCCAAGGTGCTGGCCAAGTTCGGCCTGGACCGCCTGATGAGCGGCACCGGCTTGACCAAGATGCTCGCCCGGGTCGGTATCCAGGTGCCGATCTCGACCCTGATCGGCAAGATCGTCTACTGGTTCGTGCTGTTGATCTTCCTGGTCTCGGCCGCGGAATCCCTGGGCCTTGAGCGGGTCTCGGCGACCCTCGACATGCTCGCCCTGTACCTGCCCAAGGTGTTCGGCGCGGCGCTGGTGCTGCTGGCCGGCGTGCTGCTGGCGCAATTGGCCAACGGCCTGGTGCGCGGCGCCGCCGAAGGCATCGGCCTGGAATACGCCGCTGGCGTTGGGCGGATCGTCCAGGGCCTGGTGATCATCATCAGCATCTCGGTGGCGATCAGCCAGCTGGAGGTCAAGACCGACCTGCTTAACCACGTGATCGTCATCGGTTTGATTACCGTTGGTCTGGCCGTGGCCCTGGCGATGGGCCTGGGCAGCCGGGAAATCGCCGGGCAGATTCTGGCCGGGATCTACGTGCGCGAGCTGTACCAGGTCGGCCAGCAAGTGCGTATTGGCGAGGTCGAAGGGCATATCGAGGAGATCGGCACGGTGAAGACCACCGTGCTGACCGATGAGGGCGAACTGGTGTCGCTGGCCAATCGCGAGCTGCTCGAGCAGCGCGTGAATAGCCGCTAA
- the sigX gene encoding RNA polymerase sigma factor SigX — MRYDPRELTDEELVARSHEELFHVTRAYEELMRRYQRTLFNVCARYLGNDRDADDVCQEVMLKVLYGLKNFEGKSKFKTWLYSITYNECITQYRKERRKRRLMDALSLDPVEEASEDKAPKPEEKGGLDKWLVHVNPIDREILVLRFVAELEFQEIADIMHMGLSATKMRYKRALDKLREKFAGVAET; from the coding sequence ATGCGCTATGACCCCCGAGAGCTCACCGACGAGGAGTTGGTGGCGCGTTCGCATGAGGAGCTGTTTCACGTTACCCGCGCCTATGAGGAGCTCATGCGGCGCTACCAGCGCACGCTGTTCAACGTCTGCGCAAGGTACCTGGGGAACGACCGGGATGCCGATGATGTCTGTCAGGAGGTCATGCTCAAGGTGCTCTACGGGTTGAAGAACTTCGAGGGCAAGTCCAAGTTCAAGACCTGGCTCTACAGCATCACCTACAACGAATGCATCACCCAGTACCGCAAGGAGCGCCGTAAGCGCCGGTTGATGGATGCCCTGAGCCTGGACCCTGTCGAAGAGGCGTCCGAGGACAAGGCACCGAAGCCGGAGGAGAAAGGCGGGCTGGACAAATGGCTCGTGCATGTGAACCCGATCGACCGGGAAATTCTGGTGCTGCGTTTTGTCGCGGAGCTGGAGTTCCAGGAGATCGCCGACATCATGCACATGGGCCTGAGCGCCACGAAAATGCGCTACAAGCGTGCGCTCGACAAGCTTAGAGAGAAATTTGCAGGGGTGGCTGAAACTTAG
- a CDS encoding OmpA family protein — protein MKLKNTLGLAIGSLVAATSIGAMAQGTGAVEVEGFYKKEFFDSQRDFKNDGNLFGGSIGYFLTDDVELRLGYDEVHNARGDDGKNIKGSNTALDAVYHFNNPYDAIRPYVSAGFSHQSLGQTGRGGRNQSTFANVGAGAKWYITDMFYARAGVEAQYNIDQGDTEWAPSVGIGLNFGGSPKQAEVAPAPVAEVCSDSDNDGVCDNVDKCPDTPANVTVDADGCPAVAEVVRVELDVKFDFDKSVVKPNSYGDIKNLADFMKQYPQTTTTVEGHTDSVGPDAYNQKLSERRANAVKQVLTQQYGIESSRVDSVGYGETRPVADNATDAGRAVNRRVEAQVEAQAK, from the coding sequence ATGAAATTGAAAAACACCTTGGGCCTGGCCATTGGTTCGCTCGTAGCCGCCACCTCGATTGGCGCTATGGCACAAGGCACTGGCGCTGTAGAAGTCGAAGGCTTCTACAAGAAAGAATTCTTCGACAGCCAGCGTGACTTCAAGAACGACGGCAACCTGTTCGGCGGCTCGATCGGTTACTTCCTGACCGACGACGTTGAACTGCGTCTGGGTTACGACGAAGTCCACAACGCCCGTGGCGACGACGGCAAGAACATCAAGGGCTCGAACACCGCCCTGGACGCCGTTTACCACTTCAACAACCCGTACGACGCCATCCGTCCGTACGTGTCGGCTGGTTTCTCCCACCAGTCGCTGGGCCAGACCGGCCGTGGTGGTCGTAACCAGTCCACCTTCGCCAACGTTGGCGCTGGCGCCAAGTGGTACATCACCGACATGTTCTACGCCCGTGCCGGCGTCGAAGCTCAGTACAACATCGACCAGGGCGACACCGAGTGGGCCCCGAGCGTTGGTATCGGCCTGAACTTCGGCGGTAGCCCGAAGCAAGCCGAAGTCGCCCCGGCTCCTGTTGCCGAAGTCTGCTCCGACAGCGACAACGATGGCGTCTGCGACAACGTCGACAAGTGCCCTGACACCCCAGCCAACGTTACCGTTGACGCTGATGGCTGCCCGGCTGTTGCCGAAGTCGTTCGCGTTGAGCTGGACGTCAAGTTCGACTTCGACAAGTCGGTCGTCAAGCCAAACAGCTACGGCGACATCAAGAACCTGGCTGACTTCATGAAGCAGTACCCACAGACCACCACCACCGTGGAAGGTCACACTGACTCCGTTGGCCCAGACGCTTACAACCAGAAGCTGTCCGAGCGTCGTGCCAACGCTGTCAAGCAGGTCCTGACCCAGCAGTACGGCATCGAATCGAGCCGTGTTGACTCGGTTGGCTACGGTGAGACCCGTCCGGTCGCCGACAACGCCACCGACGCTGGCCGCGCCGTTAACCGTCGCGTAGAAGCTCAGGTAGAAGCCCAGGCCAAGTAA
- a CDS encoding bifunctional protein-serine/threonine kinase/phosphatase, translated as MSLRLRFAQASATGPRTQNQDALRLVTPAPELAASKGYLCALADGVSQCADGGLAARASLQALALDYYATPATWGVAQALDRLLSAQNRWLRAQGNGQPLLTTLSALVLRGRRFTLAHVGDCRVYRWHAGHLQCLSEDHVWDQPGMQHVLKRALGLDQHLLVDYLDGELHEGECYLLLSDGVWASVGDQRIQAILREQADLQDAADTLVATAHHSGSQDNASALLVQVEQLGAGNLGDTLAQLGQWPLPGALREGQRIDGWHVQGLLAQSRQSLLYRVRDQQGQPWLLKTLAPGREHETGAVQGLLLEEWFLRRVAGRHFPEAHPASQRQYLYYLMREYAGTTLAAQLEAHGPLPLAQWLEIARQLLQAVGVLHRRNLLHRDIKPENLHLGDDGQLRLLDFGLAYCPGLSEDHPHALPGTPSYLAPEAFDGAPPSPRQDLYAVGVTLYHLLTGHYPYGEVEAFQRPRFGNPVNAGRYRPDLPEWLQRNLEQAVTANPALRFETAEQWLLLLERGDRQELAERPRPLLEREPLKVWRTIGLLSLLLNLVLLLIVLKH; from the coding sequence ATGAGCCTGCGCCTGCGCTTCGCCCAGGCCAGCGCCACCGGCCCGCGCACGCAGAACCAGGACGCCCTGCGCCTGGTCACCCCCGCCCCGGAGCTGGCGGCCAGCAAGGGCTACCTGTGCGCGCTCGCCGACGGCGTCAGCCAGTGCGCCGACGGCGGCCTGGCGGCGCGGGCCAGCCTGCAGGCCCTGGCCCTGGACTACTACGCCACCCCCGCCACCTGGGGCGTGGCCCAAGCCCTGGACCGCCTGCTCAGCGCGCAGAACCGCTGGCTGCGTGCCCAGGGCAACGGCCAGCCACTGTTGACCACCCTCAGCGCCCTGGTGCTGCGTGGGCGACGCTTCACCCTCGCCCACGTCGGCGACTGTCGGGTCTACCGCTGGCATGCCGGGCACCTGCAATGCCTGAGCGAAGACCACGTGTGGGACCAGCCCGGCATGCAGCACGTGCTCAAGCGAGCGCTGGGCCTGGACCAACACCTGCTGGTCGACTACCTGGATGGCGAGCTGCACGAGGGCGAATGCTACCTGCTGCTCAGCGATGGTGTCTGGGCCAGTGTCGGCGACCAGCGCATCCAGGCGATCCTGCGTGAGCAAGCCGACCTGCAGGACGCCGCCGACACCCTGGTGGCCACCGCCCACCACAGCGGCAGCCAGGACAACGCCAGCGCCCTGCTGGTGCAGGTCGAGCAACTGGGCGCAGGCAACCTCGGCGATACCCTGGCCCAACTGGGGCAGTGGCCCCTGCCTGGCGCACTGCGCGAAGGCCAGCGGATCGATGGCTGGCACGTACAAGGGCTACTGGCCCAGAGCCGACAGTCGTTGCTCTATCGGGTGCGCGATCAGCAAGGCCAGCCCTGGTTGCTGAAAACCTTGGCGCCAGGCCGTGAACACGAAACCGGGGCCGTCCAGGGCCTGCTATTGGAAGAGTGGTTCCTGCGCCGCGTTGCCGGCCGCCATTTCCCCGAAGCCCATCCGGCCAGCCAGCGCCAGTACCTGTACTACCTGATGCGCGAATATGCCGGTACGACCCTCGCCGCCCAGCTCGAAGCCCATGGCCCGCTGCCCCTGGCGCAGTGGCTGGAAATCGCTCGCCAGTTGCTGCAGGCGGTTGGCGTACTGCACCGGCGCAACTTGCTGCACCGCGACATCAAGCCGGAAAACCTGCACCTGGGCGACGATGGCCAATTGCGCCTGCTGGACTTCGGCCTGGCCTATTGCCCGGGGCTGTCCGAAGACCATCCCCACGCCCTGCCTGGCACACCTTCCTACCTGGCACCGGAAGCCTTCGACGGCGCGCCGCCGAGCCCGCGCCAGGACCTGTATGCCGTCGGCGTGACGCTCTATCACCTGCTGACCGGCCATTACCCCTATGGCGAAGTGGAGGCCTTCCAGCGCCCGCGCTTCGGCAACCCGGTCAATGCCGGGCGCTATCGTCCCGACCTGCCGGAATGGTTGCAGCGCAACCTCGAGCAGGCGGTAACCGCCAACCCCGCACTGCGTTTCGAGACCGCCGAGCAGTGGTTGCTGTTGCTGGAGCGGGGAGATCGCCAGGAACTGGCCGAGCGACCACGGCCGTTGCTGGAGCGCGAGCCGTTGAAGGTATGGCGCACGATTGGGTTGCTGTCGCTGCTGTTGAACCTGGTGTTGCTGCTGATAGTGCTCAAGCACTGA